In Methanothermus fervidus DSM 2088, a single genomic region encodes these proteins:
- a CDS encoding glycyl-tRNA synthetase (COGs: COG0423 Glycyl-tRNA synthetase (class II)~InterPro IPR004154: IPR006195: IPR002314: IPR002315~KEGG: mth:MTH1846 glycyl-tRNA synthetase~PFAM: tRNA synthetase class II (G H P and S); Anticodon-binding domain protein~SPTR: O27874 Glycyl-tRNA synthetase~TIGRFAM: glycyl-tRNA synthetase~PFAM: Anticodon binding domain; tRNA synthetase class II core domain (G, H, P, S and T)~TIGRFAM: glycyl-tRNA synthetase, dimeric type) → MVKFKLGDNMDKVMEIAKRRGFLWPSFEIYEGLSGFYDYGPLGVLLKRKIIEKWREYYTIKEGFYEVETPNVMPKEVLKASGHVDHFNDPMTKCKDCSEIYRADHLIKDETGEDVEGLSNEKLTEIISKKKIRCPKCGGHLSHVWSYNLMFQTLIGPTGKKVGYLRPETAQGIFVLFKRLMRFYRNKLPFGVVQIGKSFRNEISPRQGVIRLREFTQAEAEIFVEPDNKTHPKFHKVADEKLKLFSAEKQLNGEKPEKISLKEAVDENIISSELLAYHLYLTKEFLTDLGIPEEMIRFRQHLPSEMAHYAADCWDAEVYMGEFGWIEVVGIADRTNYDLKSHMESSGEDLRIFVEYEKPKLVKKVEIHPRMDKIGPRFKEKAKKILKKLKNMEPEKIKKELSKNEGKIKIKIDNEEFEIYEDEIEIKEKRKYIKGKKVLPHVIEPSFGIDRIFYATMIHNFVEDDERTYFDFPTDIAPIPVAVFPLLNKKELINLAIKIKKDLQKEGLIVNYDESGTIGRRYARADEIGIPFAITVDHQSIEDGTVTIRNRSDKKQVRIAINKIPDTIKKLIKGDIKFHELFYHEELLVRD, encoded by the coding sequence ACATGGATAAAGTAATGGAAATCGCAAAAAGAAGAGGATTTTTATGGCCTTCATTTGAAATATATGAAGGACTTTCAGGATTTTATGATTATGGTCCTTTGGGAGTTCTATTAAAAAGAAAAATAATTGAAAAATGGAGAGAATACTATACAATTAAAGAAGGATTTTATGAAGTAGAGACACCAAATGTCATGCCAAAAGAAGTTTTAAAGGCATCAGGCCATGTTGATCATTTTAATGATCCAATGACAAAATGTAAAGATTGTTCAGAAATTTATAGAGCAGATCACCTTATAAAAGATGAGACAGGTGAAGATGTAGAAGGTCTCAGCAATGAAAAACTTACAGAAATAATTTCTAAGAAAAAAATAAGATGTCCTAAATGTGGGGGACACCTATCACATGTATGGAGCTATAATTTAATGTTTCAAACATTGATAGGACCAACTGGTAAAAAAGTTGGATATTTGAGGCCTGAAACTGCACAAGGAATTTTTGTTCTTTTTAAGAGATTAATGAGATTTTATAGAAATAAATTGCCTTTTGGTGTTGTACAGATTGGTAAATCATTTAGAAATGAGATATCACCTAGACAAGGTGTTATAAGGCTTCGTGAATTCACTCAAGCTGAAGCAGAAATATTTGTAGAACCAGATAACAAAACACATCCCAAATTTCATAAAGTAGCAGATGAAAAATTAAAACTTTTTTCTGCAGAAAAACAACTTAACGGTGAAAAACCTGAAAAAATTTCATTAAAAGAAGCTGTAGATGAAAATATTATATCTAGCGAATTGTTAGCTTATCACCTTTATCTAACAAAAGAGTTTCTAACTGATTTAGGAATACCTGAAGAAATGATAAGATTTAGACAACATCTACCTAGTGAAATGGCACATTATGCCGCTGATTGTTGGGATGCTGAAGTATATATGGGAGAATTTGGATGGATAGAAGTTGTAGGAATAGCTGATAGAACAAATTATGATCTTAAGTCTCACATGGAAAGTAGTGGTGAAGATCTAAGAATATTTGTTGAGTATGAAAAACCCAAATTGGTTAAAAAAGTTGAGATACATCCTAGAATGGATAAAATAGGTCCTAGATTTAAAGAAAAAGCCAAGAAAATTTTAAAAAAGCTAAAAAATATGGAACCAGAAAAAATTAAAAAAGAATTGTCTAAAAATGAAGGAAAAATTAAGATTAAGATCGACAATGAAGAATTTGAAATATATGAAGATGAAATAGAAATAAAAGAAAAAAGGAAATATATAAAAGGTAAAAAAGTTCTTCCACATGTCATTGAACCATCTTTTGGTATAGATAGAATTTTTTATGCAACAATGATACACAACTTTGTAGAAGATGATGAAAGAACTTACTTTGATTTTCCAACAGATATAGCTCCAATACCAGTTGCAGTCTTTCCATTACTCAATAAAAAAGAATTGATAAATTTAGCAATTAAAATAAAGAAAGATTTACAAAAAGAAGGTTTAATCGTTAATTATGATGAGTCAGGAACTATAGGTAGGCGTTATGCTCGTGCAGATGAAATAGGAATTCCATTTGCAATTACAGTTGACCACCAATCTATAGAAGATGGTACAGTTACAATAAGGAATAGATCTGATAAAAAACAAGTTAGGATTGCCATTAATAAAATACCAGATACTATTAAAAAATTGATCAAAGGTGATATAAAGTTCCATGAATTATTTTACCATGAAGAACTTTTAGTTCGTGATTAG
- a CDS encoding protein of unknown function DUF366 (COGs: COG2029 conserved hypothetical protein~InterPro IPR007162~KEGG: mth:MTH1229 hypothetical protein~PFAM: protein of unknown function DUF366~SPTR: O27297 Conserved protein~PFAM: Domain of unknown function (DUF366)): protein MKHCHLKKKIKYDGSQLKPFWALEELNIKGPSIVTWIGPMNIKKEKIVDYEDKGREIKGGEMAHFIIEHFDSQPGNIKLCYHRQRMLIMILKEELLKMGIKTRREGDDLYINDSKLTVSIATASISSMKIHLGINLSSEGTPENIKTIGLKECNLDNKDIKKLIKNVAEKYIEEIRKIEEDITKTKTM from the coding sequence ATGAAACATTGTCACTTAAAAAAGAAGATAAAATATGATGGTAGTCAATTAAAACCATTTTGGGCACTGGAAGAATTAAATATAAAAGGACCTAGTATAGTCACGTGGATAGGTCCAATGAATATAAAAAAGGAAAAAATAGTAGATTATGAAGATAAAGGGAGAGAAATAAAAGGAGGAGAAATGGCACATTTTATTATTGAACATTTTGACAGCCAACCTGGTAACATAAAATTATGTTACCATAGACAAAGGATGTTAATAATGATATTAAAAGAAGAACTATTGAAGATGGGTATCAAGACAAGAAGAGAAGGCGATGATCTCTATATTAATGATTCTAAACTTACAGTGTCTATAGCCACTGCTTCAATAAGTAGTATGAAAATACATTTGGGCATAAATTTAAGTAGTGAAGGTACACCAGAAAACATAAAAACAATAGGTCTCAAAGAATGTAACTTAGATAATAAAGACATCAAAAAATTGATTAAAAATGTTGCTGAGAAGTATATAGAAGAAATTAGAAAAATTGAAGAGGATATTACAAAAACAAAAACAATGTAA
- a CDS encoding 6-pyruvoyl tetrahydropterin synthase and hypothetical protein (COGs: COG0720 6-pyruvoyl-tetrahydropterin synthase~InterPro IPR007115~KEGG: mth:MTH1228 hypothetical protein~PFAM: 6-pyruvoyl tetrahydropterin synthase and hypothetical protein~SPTR: O27296 Putative 6-pyruvoyl tetrahydrobiopterin synthase~PFAM: 6-pyruvoyl tetrahydropterin synthase~TIGRFAM: 6-pyruvoyl tetrahydropterin synthase/QueD family protein), translating to MEVVLNGIHANLRFSAAHIIPGHEFCGRLHGHSYIVDVKVKGKESGKFGFVIDFKDIKKIVRSICSKLDHKVLIPKNNDMMELEIKNDSVIFQIANKKYELPKEDCVLLDIKSTTAESLAKYFANLILKKIEEKNGYKISEIEVCVNEGIGQGAIFKKKVKK from the coding sequence ATGGAAGTTGTATTAAATGGTATTCATGCAAATTTAAGGTTTTCAGCAGCGCATATAATACCTGGTCATGAATTTTGTGGACGCTTACATGGTCATTCGTATATTGTAGATGTTAAAGTCAAAGGTAAAGAATCTGGTAAGTTTGGTTTTGTAATTGATTTCAAAGACATTAAAAAAATCGTCCGTTCAATATGTTCAAAACTTGATCATAAGGTATTGATACCAAAGAATAATGACATGATGGAACTTGAAATCAAGAATGACTCTGTAATTTTTCAGATTGCTAATAAAAAATATGAACTTCCGAAAGAAGATTGTGTTTTGCTTGATATAAAATCAACAACTGCAGAATCGTTAGCAAAATATTTTGCAAATCTTATTTTGAAAAAAATTGAAGAGAAAAACGGATACAAAATTTCAGAAATTGAAGTGTGTGTAAATGAAGGTATTGGACAAGGAGCAATATTTAAAAAGAAAGTGAAAAAATGA
- a CDS encoding Radical SAM domain protein (COGs: COG0602 Organic radical activating protein~InterPro IPR007197~KEGG: mth:MTH1227 coenzyme PQQ synthesis protein III~PFAM: Radical SAM domain protein~SPTR: O27295 Coenzyme PQQ synthesis protein III~PFAM: Radical SAM superfamily) encodes MKAPVYEIFSSIQGEGLLVGKRQIFVRFAGCNLDCIYCDTPKSRDPKNGKLFSVDELYKSVKSLVTPDLHSICLTGGEPLLYADFIKKFLKKCEFNALLETNGSLPDNAKVISKFIDYAAVDIKLPRYITVMGEEIIEKEIETINILMAKKVYTYCKIVVLPSTKVKSLKKVVKKIRDGIVNPLGLQIVLQPSSPLKNWIGKQKRLLKMSEIIGKDFNVRIIPQIHKILKFR; translated from the coding sequence ATGAAAGCACCAGTGTATGAAATATTCTCAAGTATTCAGGGAGAGGGATTATTAGTTGGAAAAAGACAAATATTTGTAAGATTTGCTGGATGTAATCTAGATTGTATATATTGTGATACACCGAAAAGTAGAGATCCTAAGAATGGGAAATTATTTTCAGTTGATGAGCTTTATAAATCAGTAAAAAGTTTGGTAACACCTGATTTACATTCTATTTGTTTGACAGGTGGAGAGCCTTTACTTTATGCTGATTTTATAAAAAAATTTTTAAAAAAATGTGAATTTAATGCTTTGTTGGAGACAAATGGATCTCTACCAGACAATGCAAAAGTAATATCGAAATTTATAGATTATGCAGCAGTAGATATAAAATTACCTAGATATATTACTGTTATGGGTGAAGAAATCATAGAAAAAGAAATTGAAACGATAAACATATTAATGGCAAAAAAGGTATACACTTATTGTAAGATTGTAGTCTTACCATCTACAAAAGTCAAAAGTTTAAAAAAAGTCGTTAAAAAAATTAGAGATGGGATTGTAAATCCGTTAGGGCTTCAAATAGTGTTACAGCCAAGTAGCCCTTTAAAAAATTGGATTGGTAAGCAAAAACGCCTACTTAAAATGTCTGAGATAATAGGTAAAGATTTTAATGTGAGAATCATACCTCAAATTCACAAGATCCTAAAATTTCGGTGA
- a CDS encoding putative signal transduction protein with CBS domains (COGs: COG2524 transcriptional regulator protein~InterPro IPR000644: IPR013785~KEGG: mth:MTH1226 inosine-5'-monophosphate dehydrogenase related protein V~PFAM: CBS domain containing protein~SMART: CBS domain containing protein~SPTR: O27294 Inosine-5'-monophosphate dehydrogenase related protein V~PFAM: CBS domain), translating into MDIETKITVRDAMTPNVITAPPNISVAEAAAIMSKKRVGSIIIKDNSGPIGLVTESDIIRKVVAKDLKASEVKVSEIMTKNLITIEPESEIREAAHLMAKNNIRRLPVVKNGVLVGIITSTDIMVVAPELTEILVENARMKENEFLQREEREESIPGVCEICGTYAEYLEEVDGKFVCEDCKRELKGE; encoded by the coding sequence TTGGATATAGAGACGAAAATAACTGTACGCGATGCCATGACACCAAATGTTATAACAGCACCACCAAATATTAGTGTAGCAGAAGCTGCAGCAATAATGTCTAAAAAGCGTGTTGGGAGTATAATTATCAAGGACAACTCAGGTCCTATAGGATTAGTAACTGAAAGTGATATAATTAGGAAAGTTGTTGCAAAGGATTTAAAAGCTAGTGAAGTTAAAGTCAGTGAAATCATGACAAAAAATTTGATAACTATTGAACCAGAGAGCGAAATACGTGAAGCTGCTCACTTAATGGCAAAAAATAATATAAGAAGGCTTCCTGTAGTTAAGAATGGTGTCTTAGTTGGTATAATAACATCAACAGATATAATGGTAGTGGCACCAGAATTAACTGAAATTTTAGTTGAGAATGCAAGAATGAAAGAAAATGAATTTTTACAAAGAGAAGAACGAGAAGAATCAATACCAGGTGTATGTGAAATTTGTGGAACTTATGCTGAATATTTAGAAGAGGTTGATGGAAAATTTGTATGTGAGGATTGTAAAAGAGAATTAAAGGGTGAATAA
- a CDS encoding putative signal transduction protein with CBS domains (COGs: COG2905 signal-transduction protein containing cAMP-binding and CBS domains~InterPro IPR000644: IPR013785~KEGG: mth:MTH1225 inosine-5'-monophosphate dehydrogenase related protein IV~PFAM: CBS domain containing protein~SMART: CBS domain containing protein~SPTR: O27293 Inosine-5'-monophosphate dehydrogenase related protein IV~PFAM: CBS domain), producing MNKVKIKEIMTTNPIVVSPDMAATKVRSLFREERVRCFPVVNNGKLEGVITRGDVLRITSTRSNITVKGLMEKPTVLLTPDADVMDAVKRLVSAKKTHALIIKDSTSMELIGIVSVFDIFQSFLDAKIRPKKEKIKDIFTENPVVCDYEDPIYKVWDKMNESGYSGLPVLKNGKLIGIITRKDIIDSGYVRINRESKKHVRKNIEVYRVMKTPPVAVTKEDDVYDAMKLMIEKDIGRLPVVENPEYINNESYVVRRADLIGIVTRKDILKAYV from the coding sequence GTGAATAAAGTGAAAATCAAAGAAATAATGACAACAAATCCTATCGTTGTTTCTCCAGACATGGCAGCTACAAAAGTAAGATCTTTATTTAGGGAAGAGAGGGTAAGATGTTTTCCAGTTGTAAATAATGGTAAATTAGAGGGAGTTATTACAAGAGGAGATGTACTCCGAATCACTTCAACTAGATCTAACATAACCGTTAAAGGATTAATGGAAAAACCTACAGTTTTGTTAACGCCAGATGCAGATGTAATGGACGCTGTAAAGCGTCTTGTTTCTGCAAAAAAAACACATGCTCTCATAATTAAAGATAGTACAAGCATGGAATTAATTGGAATTGTCAGTGTTTTTGATATTTTCCAAAGTTTTTTAGATGCTAAAATAAGACCTAAAAAAGAAAAAATAAAAGATATTTTTACAGAAAATCCTGTAGTTTGTGATTATGAAGATCCTATCTACAAAGTGTGGGACAAAATGAATGAATCAGGTTATTCTGGTTTACCTGTATTAAAAAATGGAAAATTGATTGGAATCATCACCAGAAAAGATATAATTGATTCTGGATATGTTAGGATAAATAGAGAATCAAAGAAACATGTTAGAAAAAACATAGAAGTGTATAGAGTCATGAAGACTCCTCCAGTTGCTGTAACCAAAGAAGACGATGTCTATGATGCAATGAAATTAATGATAGAAAAAGATATTGGAAGACTACCAGTTGTCGAAAATCCAGAATATATTAATAACGAATCATATGTTGTAAGAAGAGCTGATCTTATTGGAATAGTCACTAGGAAGGATATTTTGAAGGCATATGTTTAA
- a CDS encoding putative signal transduction protein with CBS domains (COGs: COG2905 signal-transduction protein containing cAMP-binding and CBS domains~InterPro IPR000644: IPR013785~KEGG: mth:MTH1224 inosine-5'-monophosphate dehydrogenase related protein III~PFAM: CBS domain containing protein~SMART: CBS domain containing protein~SPTR: O27292 Inosine-5'-monophosphate dehydrogenase related protein III~PFAM: CBS domain) — MRKKILENIGKSLDRGPVEFDTRLSDKEGDIMSIANKDVITVPPGISVKEASEIMVKNKVRRLPVVSPKNELLGIITATDIVDFLGGGEKFKIIENKYNDNFLAAVNDSIKDIMTEDAHYITNKDSIKDAVEKMLKHDVGALPVVDNENRVVGIVSERDFVFLMAGLINEEPVADYMTENPITTTPGTPIESVSKIMVRNGVRRVPIVGEKRKTPKPESEKLIGIVTSTDILKFLGNSKAFDSLTSASAFEVLSRPVSEIMQKDVIKVSITDNLGKVYELMDKNNVGGLPVVEDDQLLGIITERDLLRTIIA, encoded by the coding sequence ATGAGAAAAAAAATTCTGGAAAATATTGGTAAGTCTCTGGATAGAGGACCTGTAGAATTTGATACTAGACTTTCAGATAAAGAAGGAGACATAATGAGTATTGCAAATAAGGATGTTATAACAGTACCGCCTGGAATTAGCGTAAAAGAAGCATCTGAAATAATGGTGAAAAATAAAGTTAGAAGATTACCAGTAGTTTCTCCAAAAAATGAGCTTCTTGGAATTATTACGGCCACAGATATTGTAGATTTTTTAGGAGGAGGAGAAAAATTTAAAATAATTGAAAATAAATATAATGATAATTTTTTAGCCGCTGTAAATGATTCAATAAAAGATATCATGACAGAAGATGCTCATTATATAACTAACAAAGATTCCATAAAGGATGCTGTTGAAAAAATGCTCAAACATGATGTTGGAGCTCTTCCTGTTGTAGATAATGAAAATAGAGTTGTAGGAATTGTATCTGAAAGAGATTTTGTATTTTTAATGGCAGGACTCATTAATGAAGAACCAGTTGCAGATTACATGACTGAAAATCCAATAACTACAACTCCTGGTACTCCAATTGAAAGTGTTTCTAAAATTATGGTAAGAAATGGTGTTAGAAGGGTACCTATAGTTGGAGAAAAAAGAAAAACACCCAAACCTGAAAGTGAAAAACTTATAGGCATTGTTACATCTACAGATATTTTAAAATTTTTAGGAAATAGTAAAGCCTTTGATAGCTTAACTTCAGCAAGTGCATTTGAGGTGTTATCAAGACCTGTAAGTGAAATAATGCAGAAAGATGTTATTAAAGTAAGTATAACTGATAATTTAGGTAAAGTGTATGAGTTGATGGATAAAAACAATGTTGGAGGACTTCCAGTGGTTGAAGATGATCAATTGCTTGGAATAATTACAGAAAGAGATTTGTTAAGAACAATAATAGCATAA
- a CDS encoding putative signal transduction protein with CBS domains (COGs: COG2524 transcriptional regulator protein~InterPro IPR000644: IPR013785~KEGG: mth:MTH1223 inosine-5'-monophosphate dehydrogenase related protein II~PFAM: CBS domain containing protein~SMART: CBS domain containing protein~SPTR: O27291 Inosine-5'-monophosphate dehydrogenase related protein II~PFAM: CBS domain) — protein sequence MKIEEIMNDEVIVVRENDSISRARNLMLKNDISHLPVINEDEELVGILSETDIASLLKIGGPAWKRRPIDNILVKRIMTKNPVTVSPNEDIKDAADLMLRKDISALPVVEDGKILGIVTKTDLVRIYSEKFKGRYKVADLMSKDVVTVNENTTLSHVAKLLDKNNISRVVVTAGKEPIGIITATDILFAKLDKPSTGVATEKIFFVRVRPYKKKKRVRLISTLTAGDIMTDDLITINQDFDLSKAAKIMIKNKIGSLPVIDDDGKLVGIVTKTDIIRAI from the coding sequence ATGAAAATTGAAGAAATCATGAATGATGAGGTAATAGTAGTTCGAGAAAATGACAGTATTTCACGAGCACGAAATTTGATGCTAAAGAATGATATAAGTCACCTACCAGTGATCAATGAGGATGAAGAACTTGTTGGAATATTGAGTGAAACAGATATTGCATCTTTGTTAAAAATAGGCGGACCTGCATGGAAAAGAAGACCGATAGATAATATATTAGTTAAACGCATAATGACAAAAAATCCTGTGACGGTTTCTCCAAATGAAGATATTAAAGATGCAGCTGATTTAATGTTAAGAAAAGATATAAGTGCACTTCCTGTAGTTGAAGATGGAAAAATTCTTGGCATCGTTACAAAAACAGATCTTGTAAGAATATATAGTGAGAAATTTAAGGGGAGATATAAAGTAGCCGATTTGATGTCAAAAGATGTTGTAACTGTAAATGAAAATACTACATTATCACATGTTGCTAAATTGTTAGATAAAAACAATATAAGTAGAGTCGTTGTTACAGCTGGCAAAGAACCTATAGGTATTATAACTGCCACTGATATATTATTTGCAAAATTAGATAAACCTTCTACTGGAGTTGCCACTGAAAAAATATTTTTTGTACGTGTAAGGCCTTATAAAAAGAAAAAACGTGTTAGATTAATTTCTACACTCACAGCAGGTGACATAATGACAGACGATCTTATTACTATAAATCAAGATTTTGACTTGTCTAAAGCTGCAAAAATCATGATCAAAAATAAAATAGGATCTTTACCAGTGATTGATGATGATGGAAAGCTAGTTGGTATAGTAACAAAAACAGATATAATTAGAGCTATATAG
- a CDS encoding putative signal transduction protein with CBS domains (COGs: COG2905 signal-transduction protein containing cAMP-binding and CBS domains~InterPro IPR000644: IPR013785~KEGG: mth:MTH1222 inosine-5'-monophosphate dehydrogenase related protein I~PFAM: CBS domain containing protein~SMART: CBS domain containing protein~SPTR: O27290 Inosine-5'-monophosphate dehydrogenase related protein I~PFAM: CBS domain), whose amino-acid sequence MLIKYLMSTNPVTINKNKNIAEALKSMEKNKVSSLLVVDNNKKLVGIVTEKDIAGKLLSSKYENLPPSHIYVSTAMTKDPITVSPNITVGKAADIMLENRISNLPVVENGELVGIITKTDLLDVCKCKPYRELKVKDAMSTEIITIGPTDSLLHARRIMVDTRIGRLPVMDDDILVGIITARDVAKAIIAYRKIVPDKYKSSRIRNLLVQDIMVQNVRTVSANLSISEVTEKLISYGFGGFPVMNDELEGLITKTDILDVITEIEGV is encoded by the coding sequence ATGCTAATAAAATACTTAATGTCCACCAATCCTGTTACAATAAACAAAAATAAAAATATTGCTGAAGCTCTTAAATCTATGGAGAAAAATAAGGTATCTTCCTTGCTTGTTGTAGATAATAACAAAAAACTTGTAGGGATTGTGACTGAAAAAGATATAGCAGGTAAATTACTTTCATCTAAATATGAAAATTTACCACCATCTCATATTTATGTATCTACAGCTATGACAAAGGATCCTATAACTGTATCTCCAAACATTACGGTAGGTAAAGCTGCTGACATAATGTTAGAAAATAGGATAAGTAATTTACCTGTCGTTGAAAATGGTGAGTTAGTTGGGATAATAACCAAAACTGATTTGTTGGACGTTTGTAAATGTAAACCTTACCGAGAATTAAAAGTGAAAGACGCCATGAGCACTGAAATAATAACTATAGGGCCTACTGACAGTTTATTACATGCTAGACGAATAATGGTTGATACAAGAATTGGAAGATTGCCAGTAATGGACGATGATATTTTAGTTGGCATAATTACTGCCAGAGATGTAGCTAAAGCAATAATAGCTTACAGAAAAATCGTTCCAGACAAATATAAATCAAGCAGAATCAGAAACTTATTAGTGCAAGATATAATGGTTCAAAATGTACGTACAGTTTCTGCAAATTTAAGTATTTCAGAAGTCACTGAAAAGCTAATTTCTTATGGATTTGGTGGTTTTCCAGTAATGAATGATGAGTTAGAAGGTTTAATAACAAAAACAGATATATTAGATGTAATTACCGAAATTGAGGGGGTTTAA